One Pantoea trifolii DNA segment encodes these proteins:
- the lptM gene encoding LPS translocon maturation chaperone LptM, whose protein sequence is MIRVMSQLGMALALVSLVGCGLKGPLYFPPQDQPNKPKQQVTEQQQKAAQDADVGGLVTSKPGSQAN, encoded by the coding sequence ATGATACGAGTGATGAGTCAGCTGGGTATGGCGCTGGCACTGGTCAGCCTGGTAGGCTGTGGCCTGAAAGGACCGCTGTATTTCCCGCCGCAAGATCAGCCAAACAAGCCGAAACAGCAGGTCACCGAGCAGCAGCAAAAAGCCGCTCAGGATGCTGATGTCGGTGGTTTGGTTACCAGCAAGCCTGGTTCGCAGGCGAACTAA
- the dapF gene encoding diaminopimelate epimerase — translation MQFSKMHGLGNDFMVVDAVTQNVFFSPELIRRLADRNLGIGFDQLLIVEPPYDPDLDFHYRIFNADGSEVAQCGNGARCFARFVRLKGLTNKSDIRVSTQTGRMVLSVTNDELVRVNMGQPNFEPQSVPLRANKAENLYLQRVADQTVMFGAVSMGNPHCVIQVESVKTAPVETLGPELESHERFPERVNVGFMEVVNREHIRLRVYERGAGETQACGSGACAAVACGVQQGILAENVRVDLPGGTLHIAWKGEGQPLFMTGPATHVYDGFIHL, via the coding sequence ATGCAGTTCTCAAAAATGCACGGTCTCGGCAACGACTTTATGGTTGTGGATGCTGTGACGCAAAACGTCTTTTTTTCGCCGGAACTGATTCGCCGCCTGGCGGACAGAAATCTGGGGATCGGTTTTGATCAGCTGCTGATCGTCGAGCCGCCCTACGATCCGGATCTCGATTTCCATTACCGCATTTTCAACGCCGATGGCAGCGAAGTCGCGCAGTGCGGCAACGGCGCGCGCTGTTTCGCCCGCTTTGTGCGTCTGAAAGGGTTGACCAACAAAAGCGACATTCGCGTCAGTACACAAACCGGCCGCATGGTGCTCAGCGTCACCAATGATGAGCTGGTGCGCGTCAATATGGGCCAACCGAACTTCGAACCGCAAAGCGTGCCGCTGCGTGCCAATAAAGCCGAGAACCTTTATTTGCAGCGTGTGGCCGATCAAACCGTGATGTTTGGTGCGGTATCAATGGGCAATCCGCACTGCGTGATTCAGGTCGAGAGCGTGAAAACCGCGCCGGTGGAAACGCTCGGTCCAGAGCTGGAAAGCCACGAGCGTTTCCCGGAGCGCGTCAACGTCGGTTTCATGGAAGTAGTCAATCGTGAACACATCCGTCTGCGCGTATACGAACGTGGCGCGGGCGAAACCCAGGCATGCGGCAGCGGCGCGTGTGCGGCGGTGGCCTGCGGCGTTCAGCAGGGCATTTTGGCGGAGAACGTTCGCGTCGATTTGCCGGGCGGAACGCTGCATATTGCCTGGAAAGGGGAAGGGCAACCGCTGTTTATGACCGGTCCTGCCACACACGTCTACGATGGGTTTATTCATCTATGA
- a CDS encoding DUF484 domain-containing protein — translation MKNVEEQTESEVLLDDQSVSAFLRQNPDFFIRNARQVEQMMVPHPVRGSVSLVEWHMARQRNHIQQLEEEITLLMEQATANHQLFDRLLALQGHLAAADSLQEMLTRLHRWARELGLAGAHVRVFNDKWHIGAPSDFTQLGLSRQAFEPLRIQRFGNEHHYLGSLNGPELLLLLPQAKAIGSVAMSLMGERGELGVLMFTSRDNQHYQAGMGTLLLQHLAQMLPDLLSRWIERA, via the coding sequence ATGAAAAATGTCGAAGAGCAGACCGAAAGCGAGGTTTTGCTGGACGATCAATCGGTAAGCGCATTTCTGCGTCAAAACCCCGACTTCTTTATTCGCAATGCGCGCCAGGTCGAACAGATGATGGTGCCGCATCCGGTACGCGGCAGCGTTTCGCTGGTGGAGTGGCATATGGCGCGTCAGCGTAACCACATCCAGCAGTTGGAAGAGGAGATCACGCTACTGATGGAGCAGGCTACGGCTAACCATCAGCTGTTTGATCGCCTGCTGGCGCTGCAAGGTCATCTTGCCGCCGCCGACAGCTTACAAGAGATGCTGACGCGTCTGCATCGCTGGGCGCGCGAACTCGGTCTGGCCGGTGCGCACGTGCGCGTGTTCAATGACAAATGGCACATCGGCGCGCCATCTGACTTCACCCAACTCGGCTTATCGCGTCAGGCATTCGAACCGCTGCGCATTCAGCGCTTCGGTAATGAACATCACTATCTCGGCAGCCTCAACGGCCCGGAACTGCTGCTGCTGTTGCCGCAGGCCAAAGCGATTGGCTCGGTGGCGATGTCGCTGATGGGCGAACGTGGCGAGCTGGGCGTATTGATGTTCACCAGCCGCGATAATCAGCACTATCAGGCAGGCATGGGCACGCTGCTGCTGCAGCATCTGGCGCAAATGCTGCCGGACTTGCTGTCACGCTGGATTGAACGCGCATGA
- the xerC gene encoding tyrosine recombinase XerC, which yields MSHVSPLLPAVDDFLRYLKVERQLSPLTQKNYQRQLQAIMAMADEMKLTSWSQLEPAQVRSLAARSRRGGLGASSLALRMSALRSFLDWQVHQGMLSANPAKGISTPRNARHLPKNMDVDEVNQLLEIDLNDPLAVRDRAMLETMYGGGLRLSELVNMDCRHMDLDAGEVRVLGKGSKERRVPIGGTAVTWIQHWLSLRDSFAPQDDAVFVSSRGSRISTRNVQKRFAEWGIKQGVASHIHPHKLRHSFATHLLESSGDLRAVQELLGHANLATTQIYTHLDFQHLATVYDAAHPRAKRGKS from the coding sequence ATGAGTCACGTCAGTCCGCTGCTGCCGGCCGTGGATGACTTTCTGCGTTATCTGAAGGTCGAACGCCAGCTCAGTCCGCTGACGCAAAAGAATTACCAACGGCAATTGCAGGCGATTATGGCAATGGCCGATGAGATGAAGCTGACGAGTTGGTCGCAGCTGGAACCGGCGCAGGTGCGCAGCCTGGCGGCGCGCAGCCGCCGTGGCGGTTTGGGCGCCAGCAGTCTGGCGCTGCGCATGTCGGCACTGCGCAGTTTTCTCGACTGGCAAGTCCATCAAGGCATGCTGAGCGCCAATCCCGCCAAAGGCATTTCCACGCCGCGTAACGCGCGCCATCTGCCGAAAAACATGGACGTCGATGAAGTTAACCAACTGCTGGAGATCGATCTCAATGATCCGCTGGCGGTGCGCGACCGCGCGATGCTGGAAACCATGTACGGCGGCGGCTTGCGTCTCTCCGAGCTGGTGAATATGGATTGTCGCCACATGGATTTGGACGCGGGCGAAGTGCGGGTGCTGGGTAAAGGCAGCAAAGAGCGCCGCGTACCGATTGGCGGCACGGCGGTCACCTGGATTCAGCACTGGTTATCGCTGCGTGATAGCTTTGCGCCGCAGGATGATGCGGTGTTTGTCTCCAGCCGCGGCAGCCGGATTTCGACGCGCAACGTGCAGAAGCGTTTTGCCGAATGGGGCATCAAGCAAGGCGTTGCCAGCCATATTCATCCGCATAAACTGCGCCACTCTTTTGCCACGCATTTGCTGGAATCGAGCGGCGATCTGCGCGCGGTACAGGAACTGCTCGGTCACGCTAATCTGGCGACCACGCAAATCTATACCCATCTGGATTTCCAGCATCTGGCGACGGTTTATGATGCGGCCCATCCGCGTGCCAAACGAGGAAAGTCTTAA
- the yigB gene encoding 5-amino-6-(5-phospho-D-ribitylamino)uracil phosphatase YigB — MKFYRPLGPIKAITFDLDDTLYDNHPVIRKTTAESHAALQAYHPALREFTPADYQALRNELLAREPEIYHDVSEWRRRSVELALLNVGLSASEASAGARDVMSVFHQWRSEVTMPEETHQTLTWLGERVPLVAITNGNACPEKLGIHHHFQFALRAGPHGRAKPWQDMYHLAAERLDIAPQHILHVGDDLTTDVAGSLRAGMQACWINLREGNLMKIDDARLLPHVEIDRLASLTSLL, encoded by the coding sequence ATGAAGTTTTATCGTCCGCTCGGCCCGATCAAAGCGATCACTTTTGATCTCGACGACACCTTGTATGACAACCATCCCGTGATCCGCAAAACCACCGCCGAATCGCATGCTGCACTGCAGGCGTATCATCCGGCGCTGCGTGAATTCACCCCGGCAGATTATCAGGCGCTGCGTAATGAGTTGCTGGCGCGTGAGCCGGAAATTTATCACGACGTGTCTGAATGGCGCCGCCGCTCGGTGGAGCTGGCGTTGCTCAATGTCGGCTTATCGGCATCAGAAGCCAGTGCCGGTGCCCGCGACGTGATGAGCGTGTTCCATCAGTGGCGCAGCGAAGTGACGATGCCGGAAGAGACGCATCAAACGTTGACGTGGCTGGGCGAGCGCGTGCCGCTGGTGGCGATCACTAACGGTAACGCCTGCCCGGAAAAGCTCGGCATCCATCATCACTTCCAGTTCGCGCTGCGTGCCGGTCCGCACGGTCGCGCTAAGCCGTGGCAGGATATGTATCATCTGGCCGCTGAGCGTTTGGACATCGCCCCGCAACACATTCTGCACGTTGGCGACGATCTCACTACCGATGTTGCCGGTTCGCTGCGTGCCGGCATGCAAGCCTGCTGGATCAACCTGCGTGAAGGCAATCTGATGAAGATCGACGATGCGCGTTTGCTACCGCATGTTGAAATTGATCGGTTGGCATCTCTGACCTCGCTGCTATAA
- the uvrD gene encoding DNA helicase II: MDVSELLDGLNDKQREAVAAPRSNLLVLAGAGSGKTRVLVHRIAWLLSVENCSPYSIMAVTFTNKAAAEMRHRIDQLIGTSQGGMWIGTFHGLAHRLLRAHHLDAGLPQDFQILDSDDQLRLLKRLIKAMNLDEKQWPARQGMWYINGKKDEGLRPKHIESYGNPVEQTWLRIYQAYQEACDRAGLVDFAELLLRAHELWLNKPHILNHYRERFSNVLVDEFQDTNNIQYAWIRMLAGDTGRVIIVGDDDQSIYGWRGAQVENIQRFLQDFPGAETIRLEQNYRSTNNILKAANTLIANNNGRLGKELWTDGSDGEKISLYCAFNELDEARFVVNRIKSWHENGNALQDCAILYRSNAQSRVLEEALLQGSMPYRIYGGMRFFERQEIKDALAYLRLMANRNDDAAFERVVNTPVRGVGDRTLDVVRQTARDQQLTLWQATRELLQNKVLAGRAASALQRFCELVDSLASETSEMPLHVQTDRVIKDSGLWVMYEQEKGEKGQARIENLEELVTATRQFSYQDEDEDLMPLQAFLSHAALEAGEGQADKWQDAVQLMTMHSAKGLEFSQVFIVGMEEGMFPSQMSLDEGGRLEEERRLAYVGVTRAMVKLTLTYAESRRLYGKEVYHRPSRFIGELPEECVEEVRLRASVSRPVSHQRMGTPIAQNDSGFTLGQRVRHAKFGEGTIINLEGSGEHSRLQVAFQGQGIKWLVAAYARLETV; encoded by the coding sequence ATGGACGTTTCTGAACTGCTTGACGGCTTGAATGACAAACAGCGCGAGGCGGTCGCCGCACCGCGCAGCAACCTGCTGGTGCTGGCCGGAGCAGGCAGTGGCAAAACCCGTGTGCTGGTGCATCGCATTGCGTGGCTGCTGTCGGTAGAGAACTGCTCGCCGTATTCGATTATGGCGGTGACCTTTACCAACAAAGCGGCGGCGGAAATGCGCCATCGTATCGATCAGCTGATCGGCACCAGCCAGGGCGGCATGTGGATTGGTACCTTCCACGGCCTGGCGCATCGTTTACTGCGCGCGCATCACCTTGATGCCGGTTTGCCGCAGGATTTCCAGATCCTCGACAGCGACGATCAGCTGCGTCTGCTAAAGCGCCTGATCAAAGCCATGAACCTTGATGAGAAACAGTGGCCTGCGCGTCAGGGCATGTGGTACATCAACGGCAAAAAAGATGAAGGTCTGCGACCAAAACACATCGAAAGCTACGGCAATCCGGTTGAACAAACCTGGCTGCGCATCTATCAGGCGTATCAGGAAGCCTGCGATCGCGCTGGTTTAGTGGATTTCGCCGAGCTGCTGCTGCGCGCCCACGAACTGTGGCTCAACAAGCCACATATCCTCAACCATTATCGCGAGCGTTTCAGCAACGTGCTGGTGGATGAGTTCCAGGATACCAACAACATTCAGTACGCATGGATTCGCATGCTGGCGGGTGATACCGGCCGGGTGATTATCGTCGGCGATGACGATCAGTCGATTTACGGCTGGCGCGGGGCGCAGGTGGAAAACATCCAGCGCTTCCTGCAGGATTTCCCTGGCGCGGAAACCATTCGCCTGGAGCAGAACTATCGCTCGACCAACAACATTCTGAAAGCTGCTAACACGCTGATCGCCAACAACAATGGCCGCCTCGGTAAAGAGCTGTGGACCGACGGCAGCGATGGCGAAAAGATCTCGCTCTACTGCGCGTTCAACGAGCTGGATGAAGCGCGCTTTGTGGTCAATCGCATCAAAAGCTGGCATGAAAACGGCAACGCACTGCAGGATTGCGCCATTCTCTATCGCAGCAACGCCCAATCGCGTGTGCTGGAAGAGGCGCTGCTGCAGGGCAGCATGCCGTATCGCATTTATGGCGGCATGCGCTTCTTCGAGCGTCAGGAGATCAAAGATGCGCTGGCCTATCTGCGTTTGATGGCCAATCGCAATGACGATGCGGCATTTGAGCGTGTGGTGAACACGCCGGTGCGCGGCGTGGGCGATCGTACGCTCGACGTGGTGCGCCAGACCGCACGCGATCAGCAACTCACTTTATGGCAGGCCACGCGCGAGCTGTTACAGAACAAAGTTTTAGCCGGACGCGCCGCATCGGCGCTGCAGCGCTTCTGCGAGCTGGTCGATTCACTGGCCAGCGAAACATCCGAGATGCCGCTGCATGTGCAAACCGATCGCGTGATTAAAGACTCCGGTTTATGGGTGATGTACGAGCAGGAGAAGGGCGAGAAAGGCCAGGCGCGTATTGAAAACCTTGAGGAACTGGTCACGGCAACGCGCCAGTTCAGCTATCAGGACGAAGACGAAGATCTGATGCCGCTGCAGGCGTTCCTGTCGCATGCGGCGCTCGAAGCGGGCGAAGGTCAGGCCGACAAATGGCAGGACGCGGTGCAGCTGATGACCATGCACTCGGCGAAAGGGCTGGAGTTCAGCCAGGTCTTTATCGTCGGCATGGAAGAGGGCATGTTCCCCAGCCAGATGTCGCTGGATGAAGGCGGTCGTCTGGAAGAGGAGCGTCGTCTGGCTTACGTTGGCGTGACGCGTGCGATGGTCAAGCTGACGCTCACCTATGCCGAAAGCCGTCGTCTTTATGGTAAGGAAGTGTATCACCGTCCATCACGCTTTATCGGCGAGCTGCCGGAAGAGTGCGTGGAAGAGGTGCGTTTGCGCGCCAGCGTCAGCCGTCCGGTGAGCCATCAGCGCATGGGCACGCCCATCGCGCAAAACGACAGCGGCTTCACGCTCGGCCAACGCGTGCGCCATGCCAAGTTCGGCGAAGGCACCATCATCAACCTCGAAGGCAGCGGCGAACACAGCCGTTTGCAAGTGGCGTTTCAGGGCCAGGGAATCAAGTGGCTGGTGGCGGCTTACGCCCGTCTTGAGACGGTGTAG
- the corA gene encoding magnesium/cobalt transporter CorA translates to MLSAFKLDRNRLTRIELEEDNDKLNTSVWVDLIEPDDSERDRVQCELGQSLATRPELEDIEASARFFEDEDGLHIHSFFFFEDAEDHAGNSTVAFTIREDRLYTLRERELPAFRLYRMRARNQMLTDGNAYELLLDLFETKIEQLADEIENIYSALEKLSRVIMEGQQGEEYDQALSRLAELEDIGWKVRLCLMDTQRALNFLVRKARLPGNQLEQAREILRDIESLLPHNESLFQKVNFLMQAAMGFINIEQNRIIKIFSVVSVVFLPPTLVASSYGMNFEFMPELKWSFGYPGAISLMILAGLAPYLYFKRKNWL, encoded by the coding sequence ATGCTGAGCGCATTTAAACTCGATCGTAATCGCCTGACGCGCATCGAGCTGGAAGAAGACAACGACAAACTCAACACGTCTGTTTGGGTCGATCTGATCGAACCCGACGACAGCGAACGCGATCGCGTGCAGTGCGAGCTCGGCCAGAGCCTGGCAACGCGTCCGGAGCTGGAAGACATCGAAGCCTCGGCGCGTTTCTTCGAAGACGAAGACGGCCTGCACATTCACTCCTTCTTCTTCTTTGAAGATGCCGAAGACCACGCGGGCAACTCCACCGTGGCATTCACCATCCGCGAAGATCGCCTGTATACGCTGCGCGAACGCGAGCTGCCGGCTTTCCGTCTCTATCGCATGCGTGCGCGCAACCAGATGCTGACTGATGGCAACGCCTATGAACTGTTGCTGGATCTGTTTGAGACCAAAATCGAACAGCTGGCGGATGAGATCGAGAACATCTATAGCGCGCTGGAGAAACTCAGCCGCGTGATCATGGAAGGCCAGCAGGGAGAAGAGTACGACCAGGCGCTGTCACGTCTGGCGGAACTGGAAGATATCGGCTGGAAGGTGCGTTTGTGTCTGATGGATACCCAGCGCGCGCTCAACTTCCTGGTGCGCAAAGCGCGTCTGCCGGGCAACCAGCTGGAGCAGGCGCGTGAAATCCTGCGCGATATCGAATCACTGCTGCCGCATAACGAATCGCTGTTTCAGAAGGTTAACTTCCTGATGCAGGCGGCGATGGGCTTCATTAACATCGAGCAGAACCGCATCATCAAGATCTTCTCAGTGGTTTCGGTGGTGTTCCTGCCGCCAACGCTGGTGGCATCAAGCTACGGCATGAACTTCGAGTTTATGCCGGAGCTGAAATGGAGCTTTGGTTATCCGGGCGCGATCAGCCTGATGATCCTCGCCGGCCTGGCGCCTTACCTCTATTTCAAACGCAAGAACTGGTTGTAA